CCTGGGAGCGCAGGCGCTCGAGAAGTCCGATGAGAGCTCGACGGGCATCGCCGACAATACCGAGGTCGATCGGACGGGTTCGGCCGATGCGGTTGGGATCTATATCGATTTGGATCCATTTCTGCCGGCTGCGCGGTGCCCAGTACGGAGGCTTGCCCCACCAATCCGTCTCGCCCACTTCCGAGCCAATGCACAACACCACGTCGGCGGCATTGCGGACTTCGGTGCACGGCTCGATGTGCACCATGGGCCACACAAGTTCGTTTTCCTCCGAGATCACGCCGCGGGCACTCCACGAGGTTGTCAAAGGTGCACCCAAGACCGACATCAGCTCTTCCAATTCGTGCCATGCGCGCGCGTAGATCACGCCGGCCCCAGCGTGGATCAAAGGTAAGCGTGACTCCCGGAGCCAGTTGGCTGCAGTGTCGAGTGCGTCGGGTTGGGGTTCCACAGGAAGTTCAGGCCGATACGCCGACGGTGGCCATGTGGGAAAGTCTGGGCACAATCCATTGATGATGTTTTCCGGGACGTCGAGATGCACCACCCCGGCCCGGCCCGAAAAGCTTTGCCGCAGAGCTTCGCGCAGCAGCTCCGGCAGACGATCGGCCGATGGAACGGTTTGCGACCATTTCGACATTCCACGGATGACGGCCACATGGTCGAAACACTGATATGTTCCGCCGCGGTCCGGGTACGATAGGCCCGTACGCCGGGAGCTCGTTAACAAGAGCACTCGATTGCCTTCCGCATTTTCCACAGCCACGCCCGCAAGCATGTTGGCCACCCCCGGCCCATTGCTGGCAATGCACACGCCAAGCCGTCCTGTGAGCCGGGCGTAAGCGCCGGCCATGTGGGCGGCCACGGCTTCGTGGCGGGGAGAGTACATTCGCATTCCTAGCTCCACGCATTGCGCGAAGAGTTGGGTGTAGGTCCCGTCCACGATGCCGAAAAACATTTCGACACCTTCTGCGCGCAGCATGCGAGCAATCACGGATCCGCCAGTCACGGTACCGTCCATAACGGCCAGCCGGTTAATCAAGGCGCGGCTTTCCGTGCAAGGGTGAAAGCTGCAGTGGATGTTTCGCAGGCATGGAAGGCACAAGCGTCAGCGAGCCGCAGATGATGAAACCCCCGCCCAGATCATTCGAGGTGTAGTACGGTCGAGGCCGAGGCATGATTGGTGCATCGAGGAGGGTGGCGGAGGTGGCACATGGGATCCGCAGGTCGACATGTGGCGCTATGCAGCGTCTTGCTTTGGGCAAGTCACGCGGTTGCACTGCCTCGGTACGGGCCCTTGGAAATTAGCGGCAATCTTAGTGCCCAGCAGTTGTTCCGCTCGCCGGACATAGAAACGTGGGGTCTCGTACAGCAGCGGAACACCTTCAAGCTCCGGGTAGACTATGACCTTCTCGATCGGGGCGGACTCGGCAATCTCCTGGAAATTCCTGGGGTAGAACGAGCCAAGTTGTTTCTCCTTTATCGTGGGGTTTACGATAGCGTTTACGACCTGACCCCGGGCTTCGAGCAGACGGACATCTATGGATTGCCGATCGGTTTACGCCTGAGCGATCTTACTCGTCGCTCGCGCGACGGCTTGCGGTTCGAAAACCGGCTGCGCGAAGCTTACCTCGATTTGAAGCTCAAGCATTTACCGCTGAGCTTTCGCTTGGGACGGCAGCAAATTGTCTGGGGGGAAACCGACAATTTCCGCATGCTCGATCGGGTGAACCCGCTCGATTTGTCCTGGCACTTGCAACAAGAGACGTGGGACGAGCTGCGGATTCCTCTCTGGATCATCAAGGGGTTGTGGGACATAGATCGCCTCGGCCCACTCAACAACGCGTTCGTTGAGTTCTACTGGAACCCGGGCGACTGGTATCCGGCGAAGAAGGCCTTTCTACCTCGGCCATGGAGCGCACCGATCGTGAATCCGCTGACGGATCCGCGAACCCCTCCCGCCGGGGGCCGCGGGTTGTTCCAAATTCTCAGCCAGTTTTACCGGCAGCCGATCACCAAACTCTATCGGGGCACGCGATTGTTTCAGCAAGGGGATTACGTGCGGGATCCGCAAGACAACAGCCAGGTCGGAGTACGCTTTAGTGCTGTGACCGGAGCGGACACTCCCGTACTACCCGAAGGCGTTCAGTTCACGCTCAACTATTTTTATCAGCGTTGGCCGGGTGATGACGGAACCAATACCGCGTCGTTCCGCGGCGTTTTAGATCCCCGCGAAGCTCGCGCCGCCGTGCTGCGCGGGGAAGCTCCGATCGAGTTTATCGCCCCATACGTCCACGCTGTTGGTGTTTCTGCAAACTACGCAGAAGACCAGTACACGCAGACGGTGTACCGTATCGAGACCATTTACGAGTTTGGTGTTCCTTTTCTGGACGCCTCCAAGAGTTTCAACCTCGCCTCCCCGTTCGCGATTCTGGCTAACGACGTTTACGGTGTCAGTAAGCGCGATATGTGGAAGGGCATGATTGGTTTTGATCGGCCCACTTGGATTCGCCCGTTGAACCGGAAGGCGACCTTTTTGATCCTGGGGCAGTTTTTCTGGCACTACCTGCTCGACAATCCGGAGATTGCCTGCCGTGACCCGAACGAACGCCCACCCTGTGCCCGCAGCGGTCAGGGGAAGGGCTTCCGTGGCCAGTTCTCCACCAGTGGGGTCGCGACCAGCGGCACCCCTGGGCAGCTTGCGTACATTGACAAGGTACGTGACTGGGAGCTGCTCATGACCCTCACGGCGACGACTTTCTACAAGGGCGGCAAGATCGTGCCGTTCCTCGTTTACCTGTTGGATCCTGTGAATAGCTACAACCAAGAAGTCATGCTGCTCCTCGACTACTTCATCACCAACAACGCCATTTTGAGCTTGTCCCAGCGATTCTTCATTAACACCACCGAGCGGCCGGTTTTCGAGTCGTGGGGTGTTGCCGGTCTCAATCGCGGGCGCACGGAAACCGGTGTGAAACTGACCTTTCAATTTTGAAATAGCCACAGGAGGAACTCATGCGATCCGCGTTCGTTGGTGTTCTGGTACTGTTCGCCACTGCGGTGTTGGCGGACGTGCAACCGGGCGATGTGATCACGAAAGAAAACCTCGCCAAGGCGGGGGACCTCATCGGGCCCGGGATTCGGTGGTGCGTGGAGCATGGCATGAAGCTGCGCATCGTCGAGCCCCGCAAGGTCGAATGGCCGCGGCGTTATCGTGAGGCCACGGAAAAGTACTCCGGCCAGGTGCGGCTGGCCCCAGATCGGAATCGCTTAGAGAACTACGTTGCCGGTATGCCGTTCCCGAACATCGATGTGAACGACCCCGACGCCGCCATCAAAATTATGTGGAACTACCAATACAAGCCTTTGATTACCGATGACGTGCTCATGCGCGATTTCCAGGTGCCGAGCGGCCCTTTGACGTATACCGCTCCGATGGTGCCCGACCGCGAGTTTACCATCGGCGACATGCGCCGACTCTATTACAATGGCCGTTTGTTCGTGGATCCGAAACCGGAAATGCCGAATCCCGACGGGGTTCGCTACAAAGAGTTGCTGGCTCCTGTCGTTGCGCCCTACGACATGAAGGGTGTGGGTGCGCTGTACTTCCGGTACATCGACGCCTCGAAGCAGGATGACAGTTGGCTCTACGTACCAGCCGTGCGGCGCGTTCGGCGTATGTCGACCGCCCAGCGCAGCGACGCCCTCTTCGGTCAAGACGCAGACCAGGACTCCTTCTGGGGCTACAGTGGGCACATTGCTTGGAGTGACTGGAAGCTACTCGGTGTGAAGGAAATGCTAGGGGTCGTCCACCGCGAGCACTTCCGGCCGCAGCGCTGTGAGGGAGGTGCAGATTTCGCGTTTTGCGACAACTGGGAGAAGCGCAAGGTTTATGTGATTGAAGGGGTCACCCGTTTACCCCAATATGCTTACGGCAAAAGGGTTTTATACATCGATGCCGAAGCCTGGGTGGTGCTTGCATCCGATATCTACGACAAGCGTGGCGAGCTTTGGAAAGTGTGGATTGAATACTTCTCCTTCCGCAAACAAGCACCCGGGTCGGATCTCGTATACGAAGACGAGATGGGCTTCACCTCGGCCACGATGATTGACACCCAAATGAACCATGCGACCGTGATCATGATTCCCGGGCCGGCTTCGCCCGATCCCAACACATGGTACTTCAATCAGGGGCCGAAGGCACGCTCACCCTATGCTCCCGGAAACGTCGAAGAGGTGTTCACGATTTCCCACTTAATTAACGTTGCGCACTGAGAGAACAGGTTCCGCGAGTTGCTTCTCGCTGTTGCTGGGCCGCGCCTGGCTGCCCGCTCATCGGGTTTCGCATCAGTGGGTAGTGGCCGGGTTGCCAAGCCGCTGCGACGGCTTCGGTGGGGGACTGGGATAGGGGTACGTCGGCCCGCACGTGCTCGAACGACTCGCGGCGAGGGACGGGAGATCGTCCACCCGAGTGCAACGAGCCTCTCAGGATCGGGTGAGAACCTCGTCGCACTTGGCTGCGAGGATGAAGTCGTTTTCGGTGAGTCCGCCCACCACGTGAGTCCAGATCCTCAGCTCCACTTCGCCCCAACGAAGCGTGATGTCCGGGTGATGCCCCTGTGCCTCGGCTACAGCACCAACCTGTTGCACGGCGGCAAGAGCCGAGGCGAAATCGGGGAAAGAATACCGTTTATACAAGTGGTGGTCGTCCACCACGTGCCAACCCGGCAACTCTTCGAGCAGGCGGCGCCATTCTTCGGGGGGCAATTTCGGAGTGTTTGGCCCGGTGGGCGTGCAGGTCCGCTCGCTTAGCTTCATGGAGAACCCTCCTGGCACATTGCTGTGCGGAACGATTCCGTGCGGCGGCGCAATGCAAACACGCATCGATTTCCAACGCAAGGGGCCGCCGGTGTCAGGGCTCGTCCGCTTCTTGCCCTTGCCTAGCGTTGGCGGCCGGACCGTGGTAGGCGACTCTCGTATGGCTTCGCGGCGATTGGACTTGCAGCGGCAACAAGAGCTGGAGGCATTGATTCGGGAAGCGATGGAGCTCGAGCGACAAACGATGGAGCTTTACTGCAAATTCGAAAGCATGTTCTCGCGGCCGGAGGAGTTGCGATCGTTTTGGTTCGACATGGCGCAACACGAGTCGCGGCACTTTGGCGCTCTGGCTCTCGTGGCGGGTTTGTTGCGAGGTCGGAGCGCCAGGCCCCTGAATTTGCAGGGCCACTTACATCCGGAACGGCTGGAACATTTACGAGAGTGTCTTCGGTCTGCTCATCGCGAGGTGGACCGCGGAGTCACCCTGGCGCGTGCTTTTGCCATTGCGTTGGAGATCGAAAGTTCCGAGATCGAGGACGTCGTTTTGGAACTCATCCACGAACTACGTGGGGACGCGGAGCGCGAAAAGGCGGTGCAGTTGCTTCTCCACGACCTGGGCGATTTAGCGTACATGGTGGAAAAGTACGCCCGAGATCCGAGCTTGCTCGCACGTGCGGACGCGCTGTTGGAAAGTCAGGTCGAGCGACTCCGCAAGCGAGTATCCGAGCCCGAGCGCCAGCGGCCGAGTGCGACTCGCAAGCGCAGTCTTCGCTGACAAGAGCAGCGAATTGTGATAGCAGCGCGGGC
This genomic interval from Candidatus Binatia bacterium contains the following:
- a CDS encoding acetolactate synthase large subunit; its protein translation is MDGTVTGGSVIARMLRAEGVEMFFGIVDGTYTQLFAQCVELGMRMYSPRHEAVAAHMAGAYARLTGRLGVCIASNGPGVANMLAGVAVENAEGNRVLLLTSSRRTGLSYPDRGGTYQCFDHVAVIRGMSKWSQTVPSADRLPELLREALRQSFSGRAGVVHLDVPENIINGLCPDFPTWPPSAYRPELPVEPQPDALDTAANWLRESRLPLIHAGAGVIYARAWHELEELMSVLGAPLTTSWSARGVISEENELVWPMVHIEPCTEVRNAADVVLCIGSEVGETDWWGKPPYWAPRSRQKWIQIDIDPNRIGRTRPIDLGIVGDARRALIGLLERLRSQVPRSILEQRIATVKRLAQRKAEERAQLDQALQNRSAPMVTAHVPVACQKVLGPEAIAVFDGGNTAVWAHFYTIARRPNSLLSTAHFGHLGAGVGQALGAALAAPERPVYCIIGDGAMGYNVQEIETAVRYGLRPIYLVCSDRQWGMVKINQMLALQPFRDQLRNALGPDGSRTIETDFGETDWAAVAQAMGAHGERVSHPAELEGALERAVASGRCAVIHVDVDPVAHLFAPGLQAFKEMHQEPAGTYDA
- a CDS encoding putative pterin-4-alpha-carbinolamine dehydratase 1, producing MKLSERTCTPTGPNTPKLPPEEWRRLLEELPGWHVVDDHHLYKRYSFPDFASALAAVQQVGAVAEAQGHHPDITLRWGEVELRIWTHVVGGLTENDFILAAKCDEVLTRS